A genome region from Triticum aestivum cultivar Chinese Spring chromosome 2B, IWGSC CS RefSeq v2.1, whole genome shotgun sequence includes the following:
- the LOC123045078 gene encoding mitogen-activated protein kinase kinase kinase 5 codes for MPSWWKRSKTAFHRSATTASSAPASPARASTSRSQPRRAGSEDAGDLLLARPHRQPRQLTRQRKLRHVYDIDALLADLGIDVASSSSPPHARGRASASDAVGLGPPISRSSNAADGVVAPPPRSASSPVLHPLPLPSPSPKPLAELETTDPAGVAEGGNERASLQIPRVTGQTVQKFPEHNDFCSNGTKRPISSHHRKALHDKFQDKSSTETGNFRLNIPTRSAPTSGFSSPVGSPRRLSNADVSSTVASSHAPQAWSAPSIHTIDFLGALSPRTSPEKLTGASEPSPYSSTFRSPILMPRNTSAPPSPLPKLFPENQISRTEVNGGVSLHPLPLPPSAISPMQTSFSNQPAPKVEMPSVSCQWQKGKLLGSGTFGCVYEATNRNTGALCAMKEVNIIPDDAKSAESLNQLEQEIKFLSQFKHENIVQYYGSDTIEDRFYIYLEYVHPGSINKYAKQHYGAITESVVRNFTRHILRGLAFLHGQKIMHRDIKGANLLVDINGVVKLADFGMAKHLSTAAPNLSLKGTPYWMAPEMVQATLAKDVGYDLAVDIWSLGCTIIEMFDGKPPWSDLEGPAAMFKVLHKDPPIPENLSLEGKDFLQCCFKRNPAERPTASELLDHPFIRNSSHYSKHGSIHAFAGIKVHDNGYGSRDKTSSKSEPYVKGRNTIGEPNNSRPFESSAFRLTPLTIQEVAPSFAPQPFGLASNPGSFAISTNPMHFPMANPQPSPLPRPNGKEVLF; via the exons ATGCCGTCGTGGTGGAAGCGCTCCAAGACCGCCTTCcaccgctccgccaccaccgcctcctccgccCCGGCCTCCCCCGCGCGGGCGTCCACCTCGCGCTCACAGCCGCGACGCGCGGGGTCCGAAGACGCCGGGGACCTCCTCCTCGCGCGGCCACACCGCCAGCCGCGGCAGCTCACGCGACAGCGGAAGCTGCGCCACGTCTACGATATCGACGCGCTGCTCGCCGACCTCGGCATCGACGtcgcgtcctcctcctcgccgccgcacgCCAGGGGGCGCGCCTCCGCATCCGATGCCGTCGGGCTCGGTCCCCCGATCTCGAGGTCCTCCAACGCCGCGGACGGGGTGGTAGCTCCGCCTCCGAGGTCCGCGTCGTCCCCCGTGTTGCACCCGCTGCCGTTGCCGTCACCCTCACCGAAGCCCCTCGCAGAGCTGGAGACGACGGACCCGGCGGGGGTCGCGGAAGGCGGGAACGAGAGGGCGTCTTTGCAAATACCGAG GGTGACAGGTCAGACTGTGCAAAAGTTCCCTGAACATAATGATTTCTGCTCAAATGGTACAAAGCGGCCTATCTCTAGTCACCACCGAAAAGCACTCCATGACAAGTTCCAGGATAAGAGTTCAACTGAAACAGGGAACTTCCGTTTGAACATTCCAACTAGAAGTGCTCCAACCAGTGGATTTTCCAGTCCCGTAGGCAGCCCTCGAAGATTGAGCAATGCTGACGTCTCATCTACTGTGGCATCTTCTCATGCTCCTCAAGCATGGTCAGCTCCATCGATCCACACTATTGATTTTCTGGGAGCTTTATCTCCTCGGACTTCGCCTGAAAAACTTACAGGGGCTTCAGAGCCATCTCCTTACTCTAGTACATTCAGAAGTCCTATTCTTATGCCAAGGAATACCAGTGCCCCTCCATCGCCACTCCCAAAGTTATTCCCAGAAAACCAAATTTCACGTACTGAAGTCAATGGAGGTGTTAGTTTGCATCCATTACCACTTCCTCCTAGTGCTATAAGCCCAATGCAAACATCTTTCAGCAACCAGCCTGCTCCAAAAGTTGAAATGCCTTCGGTGTCTTGTCAGTGGCAAAAAGGAAAACTTCTAGGTAGTGGTACATTTGGCTGTGTATATGAAGCTACCAATAG GAACACTGGAGCTCTTTGTGCAATGAAAGAGGTTAACATAATTCCTGATGATGCTAAATCTGCCGAGTCGTTGAATCAACTGGAGCAG GAAATAAAGTTCCTAAGTCAATTTAAACATGAAAACATAGTTCAGTATTATGGCAGTGACACT attgaagatcgtttcTACATTTACCTGGAATATGTACATCCGGGTTCGATTAATAAGTATGCCAAACAACATTATGGAGCAATAACAGAATCAGTTGTCCGTAACTTCACCCGACATATTCTTAGAGGCCTAGCTTTTTTGCATGGCCAAAAGATTATGCATAG GGATATCAAAGGAGCAAATCTGCTAGTTGATATCAATGGTGTAGTGAAATTGGCCGATTTTGGAATGGCCAAGCAT TTAAGTACTGCAGCCCCAAATCTTTCATTGAAGGGAACACCATACTGGATGGCCCCAGAG ATGGTTCAGGCTACACTAGCTAAAGATGTAGGATATGATCTTGCTGTTGATATCTGGAGTCTTGGTTGCACCATCATTGAGATGTTCGATGGAAAACCTCCTTGGAGTGATCTTGAAGGG CCTGCTGCAATGTTTAAGGTTTTGCATAAAGACCCACCAATTCCTGAGAATTTATCCCTAGAGGGAAAAGATTTTCTGCAATGCTGTTTCAAGAGGAATCCAGCAGAGAGGCCGACCGCAAGTGAGTTGTTGGACCATCCATTTATCCGGAATTCAAGTCACTACAGCAAACATGGTTCCATACATGCGTTTGCGGGGATTAAAGTCCAT GATAACGGATACGGTTCCAGGGACAAAACATCCTCCAAGAGTGAACCATATGTGAAAGGAAGAAATACTATTGG TGAACCAAACAATTCTAGGCCATTCGAATCGTCAGCCTTTCGACTGACGCCACTAACAATCCAGGAAGTCGCACCTAGTTTCGCCCCTCAACCGTTTGGTTTAGCCTCCAACCCTGGTTCCTTTGCCATCTCAACGAACCCCATGCATTTTCCGATGGCGAACCCTCAGCCTAGCCCACTGCCAAGGCCCAATGGAAAGGAGGTTCTCTTCTAA